In Gossypium arboreum isolate Shixiya-1 chromosome 5, ASM2569848v2, whole genome shotgun sequence, a single genomic region encodes these proteins:
- the LOC108451444 gene encoding pectinesterase-like, giving the protein MDSTPNVVVAKDGSGKYDCITEALAEVPLNSCDRFVIHIKAGTYKEKIIVTKEMTNVVLIGDGPTETIITNDTNCIKDNVKTFDTATVGVDGAGFMAKGIGFDNSAGPDGHQAVAFRASCDKVVMLNCHFTGYQDTLYAHKEKQFYRDCLISGTVDFIFGNAASVFQNCQIIVRKPGENQHNMITAHGKKEEETNTAIVLQNCTISGAPDYLPVKDKNKTYLGRPWKQFATTIIMQCQIDDIITPEGYSPMEGTIGLDTGYFAEFQNRGPGANTEGRVTWKAIKKIDMDEAMKWTPRVFLKSDEWLAQTGVPFDPDMVPGV; this is encoded by the exons ATGGATTCGACGCCTAATGTTGTGGTCGCTAAGGATGGTAGTGGGAAATATGATTGCATCACCGAGGCCTTGGCTGAAGTCCCTTTGAATAGTTGCGATCGATTTGTTATTCACATTAAGGCTGGTACTTACAAGGAAAAAATCATCGTGACCAAAGAGATGACTAATGTTGTGCTCATCGGTGATGGCCCAACCGAGACCATTATCACCAATGACACTAATTGCATTAAGGATAATGTTAAAACATTCGACACTGCAACTGTTG GTGTGGATGGGGCTGGTTTCATGGCCAAAGGCATTGGATTCGATAACTCAGCAGGACCCGATGGTCATCAAGCAGTGGCTTTTAGGGCATCCTGTGATAAGGTCGTCATGCTCAATTGTCATTTCACTGGGTACCAAGACACCCTTTACGCTCACAAAGAGAAACAATTTTATAGGGATTGTCTCATCAGCGGGACTGTGGACTTCATCTTCGGGAATGCGGCAAGTGTGTTCCAAAATTGTCAGATCATTGTGAGGAAGCCAGGTGAAAACCAGCACAACATGATTACAGCACatggaaagaaagaagaagaaactaACACAGCCATTGTGCTTCAAAATTGTACCATCTCGGGTGCCCCTGACTACCTTCCGGTGAAAGACAAGAACAAGACGTACCTTGGTCGTCCCTGGAAACAGTTTGCGACAACTATCATAATGCAATGTCAAATTGATGACATCATTACACCAGAGGGTTACTCCCCTATGGAAGGCACCATAGGATTGGATACTGGTTACTTTGCCGAGTTCCAAAATAGGGGACCTGGTGCCAACACTGAGGGCAGGGTCACATGGAAAGCTATCAAGAAAATCGATATGGATGAAGCCATGAAATGGACTCCTCGAGTCTTTTTGAAATCTGACGAATGGCTGGCACAAACTGGCGTTCCCTTTGATCCTGATATGGTCCCTGGAGTGTAA